Part of the Rhinatrema bivittatum unplaced genomic scaffold, aRhiBiv1.1, whole genome shotgun sequence genome is shown below.
TTGTCCACCAGATATGCCCCATGGTCCCCTCTTCCACACATTCTCTCCAACATAAATCAGATGTATTTGGAAAGTTTTCAGTGTAACTGAGGTATAGTACCACCAAAAGTATATTTTATATGGATTTTTTACCAAAGGGACAGCAATGGATGATTTACTTCCTCAGTAATCTTCATCTAGTGTACATCCTAGGTCCATAACACAATATTTTTCATGCTTAAGGAGACCACCTGGAAAGCCACACAAAACCTTATTGTGCATTAGTAATAAATCCTTTCATAGGTAGAGCTTTGATGCAGTATCTTTCATATATACAAACCTCCTTCATATCCATCACCATATGTTTACCACTGTTAATATCCTAACTACCCCATGACTCCTCTAACACTACAATGTACATAACACATTTCACAAGATTGTTAAATTAATTgaaacatgtaaaccgttgtgatggcaataccgaacAACGGTAtctaaaactctataaataaataaataaatatagcatatGGTTTCCCCAAACCAGTTTTAACCACACATCACTGCATATAAAAATACAGCTGTAAAAATGCAAAGTGGTCCTTATCTTCCAGGTCATGATTATATCACAAAACTTCAAATCCAGTCCAACACAGCGGACCGAGTATTTGGCCTAAACATATATCCTGGGCTTTCTTATTTTGTAGGACCACCAGGCAAACGAACGTCCTTCCCTCTTGCTTTTCAGCCATGCATAGCAAATACTTGAGAATGTTTGGTGGAATCTCCAATTGCTCCTTAATAATAAGATATGCTTTGGACAAAGGGTCTGAACTGGACACCTTGCACACCTTCTGAGCTATGATGCTTGACAGGCACAAATACAGAAAATGTTCTTCTGATCTTTGAATGAAAGGATTTTCTGGTAAATACTTTTCTTAAAGCACTTCTTACTTCTCTGTTTTTCAGGCTGTAAATCATGGGATTAAGCAAGGGAATTAAAACATTATACAGCAGAGCAAAGAGCTTGTTTTGATCcagtgactgcatggatgttggtCTGACATACAAACAGAGCATGGTCCCATAGAAGAGAATAACGaccgtgaggtgggaggagcaggtggagaaggctttgtGCCTCCCCTCTGCAGAACGGATCctcaggatggtggagatgaCGTAGATATAAGATACAAGGGTTGAGATAAATAAAGGTAGACCTAACATGATACTCCATATATAAGATATGTGATTAATGGTGGAGGTGCTGGTGCAGGAGAGTTTTAGCAGTGCTGAGATATCACAAAAGTAATGGTTAATCTCATTGGAACCACAAAAAGAGAAATGTGATACCAGGACAGTGTGTGTCATTGGTTCCAGGAACCCAAAGAACCAGGCCCCTGTGGCCATCAGTACACAAATCCTTTCATTCATAATTATAGTATAGCGTAGGGGATTACAGATTGCAGCATAGCGATCGTAAGCCATGACTGAAATAATAACAAATTCCACACATgttaaacagagaaaaaaatacagtTGTGTAAAACATCCATTTACAGAAATCCTATGACTCTTTCTTAATAGGATGTCCAGCAGTTTAGGGAGAGTGACTGAGGTGTAAGAAATATCAATGAAAGACAAGTtacagaggaaaaagtacatgggggaGTGCAGGCGAGGGTCCAGGCACGTCAGGGTTATAATAGTGAGGTTCCCCATCAGGACGATCAGGTAAATCAGtaagaacagaaggaaaaaagGAGTTTGCAAGTCTGGAAATACAGGAAACCCCAGAAtgatgaattctgtcactgtggTGAAATTTAACTCCTCCATGCACTCTGAAAAAAATAAGGGGGAGAGGGTGTTAAATAAAATAGAGACAGAGTGCCATGGATAGGGTGGTGAAACTATGTAATATGTTGCCCTGAGACATGTAGAGTGACATAGGGTTACCTTAGATGAGAGAAGATGGGAGGTCATGAAGCTCAGCCTTACTTGTATTGACGGTTGGGAAGACACTGGGGAAAAGGTCATCTTTGGTCATCTTTTCTGAGGTCCTGCTGGCACCTGGATTCCAGTGAGTTAATAAAGGCTGTGAAATTACAGGAGAAGCAGAGGAATGGTGGGATATCATTCTGGACTTTGGTGGAATTGTtcacagttttcttatttctctgGTAATCGCCCAGAATTGGTTCTCCCACTTCCCCTGTGGAGCTCACTAGTGTGACCAGTCCTGAACGCTGCTGCCAGATGctgcttttgctctgtctccttcATTCCTTGCTCCATCTATTGTCTCCCAATCTTTCTCAGAGGTCAGTACAAAATTATCCTTCTGCGACATCACAAACTATCCCAATCAGCGTTGCTTTCCCCCCAAAATCTGCTTCCGCTTTTCCCTTGTTTTCTGTCTTTGTGGATGGCGGTCTCATCCTCTGGTTCTCTTGGGGTGAACTTTGAtgcctctctctccacctcctcctctacacacatacacaaaactcTGCTAAAGTGTGTCGATTCTTCCTGTATAAAATTGCTAAAATCTGTCCCTTTTGTCTGACCTTGTTACCAAAatactcattctctctcttatCACCTCCCGTTTATACTACTGTAACTTGCTCTTTGCTGGCCTCCCATTGAAGTATCTTTATTCCGAAATCTGCTTCACAATTTACCTTTCCTCAGTCTTGCTATGAACATGTAACCTCTCTTCTCAATTCGCTCTGTCAGCTCCCCATCCACCTCCACATGCATCTGAAGCTTCTCTTACTCCatctacaaatgcattcactctgtgGCTCCTCATTATCTTTGTGTTATCTCTACTACAGACTTCCTCATAAAATTCTCTTTATCAGACAAGTTGCTCTTATctgtccttctcctccactgcctgGACTTCCCAGGTCCATGTATCAAGaaccctctctggccatattcaaaactAGTTTATAAGCTCATGCTCTTTAATAAACATCTTACAGATTCTTATTTGTCAAGGCTACTTTGTAAGCTTCTTGgaacagggactgtctcttaagTGAGTCTGTAGCAGTGTTGTGCCTAGTAATACTTTAGAAGTAATGATAAATAGTAGCATGcaccactatgcatttttctctgcTCTGTCAATGTGGTCCATTAGCTTTTAAATTCTTTGGCATTATGACCTGTGATCTATTAAGGTTACAAATGTTTTGAACCAAACCAATTTAGAGAAGAGCAAGCTGaccttctctgctcccactggattgtctgTTGAAGGGCAGCTAGAAGGCTCTGATGAGGATCGAACTCATGACCCCTGGTTTACGAAACCAGTGCTCCTACCACTGAGCTACAGAGCCATCTAAAATGctcttgctctcttcttcccttcctgtAATATTTGTGTAAATCTTGTGTCCTCTTAAGCATCTCCTTGTCCATAATAATGTGGGAATTGATGATTTAATAGGATGATATCTCTGCTAATATTATTAATCCACAATTTACTTACAGTCTTGAGCCTCAGGATAACTGATGGACTGAGCCAGCTCTGATCTGGTAATCTTCAGTAGTCAGAAGTATTTATTCTCACTGTATATCCTTTTCTGGAAGTCTCCCCAGGGCTGAAAGAGTCACAATGCAGAGCACAGGGAACAGAAGCAAGTGAACTCCATGTTATACATTTAATTAGATTATGGAATATCTGTCAATCTACTAATGAAGCCAGTCTATATCATCCATAGCAAACCACAGCACATCGAGCCATCAGTGTCTGCAAGTGCAGAATCCGTTTAATGGTATTTACATAATTTTATATTAGTAAATGCAATGTATGCACTAATAATGTAATGATATTCAAAACCTGTGCAAAAGAACTATGACTTTCGCATTCGTGCCCCTCATGGACCTCCatttcaaaatataaattaaaaataaatagcctttaaatttgtttctttgtttgAAGCACTCATATTTGCAGCAATATGGCAGATTGATTATTCATCAAAATATAATAGAGTCGAGTGTAGCCCCAAACAAATTAGTACCTAAAAGAGGAGCACAACAAAAATATATGAAGTGGTAAACCAGCAGTAatacaaagggccagattttaaaagggttacgcataaggtacgcgcgtaactcttttaaaccccccctgcgcgcgccaagcctattttgcataagtcccggggcttgcaaaaagaaaacagagaggatGTCTTGGTGTGGTGTAGAAGATATGATTAAACAACGTGAAAGTGTGATCCGACCAACCAAATCTTATTCTGAATGAATTAAACATTGAAAATAATTCAGAATAAGACTGGAGCCTCAAAAAGTGGATGCGGCAATATAATAACATCCATCTGCGAGCGCGTGACAAGCCCTGCTATTCTGCAGTAAGCTTTGCAATCTCCttcatttaattcttttttatagAACTTAATTTGGTTGGTCGGATCACACGTTCACATTGTTTAATCAGACGTTCTACACCACGCCAAGACATCCTCTCTGTTTTCACACCAATTAACAATGAGAATCTAATTCAGAAATCACATACATGCACCCTATTATGGATTTTTCTCCGTGTTCCTATGTACTATCTTGTGTTTTTGTACACCACTGTTTGTCACACATCACAGGGCTCTTGTTTCTGAGATTGTACATGTTTTCATGCTTTTTGTTGATTTATGTTATTCTAATGAGTCCgtgtatgtgtttttaattgtaatatatttgttttagttgcccctgaggcagctcttggttatagagcgaaact
Proteins encoded:
- the LOC115081510 gene encoding olfactory receptor 1052-like yields the protein MEELNFTTVTEFIILGFPVFPDLQTPFFLLFLLIYLIVLMGNLTIITLTCLDPRLHSPMYFFLCNLSFIDISYTSVTLPKLLDILLRKSHRISVNGCFTQLYFFLCLTCVEFVIISVMAYDRYAAICNPLRYTIIMNERICVLMATGAWFFGFLEPMTHTVLVSHFSFCGSNEINHYFCDISALLKLSCTSTSTINHISYIWSIMLGLPLFISTLVSYIYVISTILRIRSAEGRHKAFSTCSSHLTVVILFYGTMLCLYVRPTSMQSLDQNKLFALLYNVLIPLLNPMIYSLKNREVRSALRKVFTRKSFHSKIRRTFSVFVPVKHHSSEGVQGVQFRPFVQSISYY